One segment of Candidatus Fusobacterium pullicola DNA contains the following:
- a CDS encoding MATE family efflux transporter: MKKSTFKEENVLLNILKFSIPSTLSSIISIICTLTDRFFIGNLVGRDGISAMSVVFPYTMIVNSVIFLFSGLSILIGIKLGEKRKYEAEEILSKGFLYLIIIGIVLSTILWLFNETFLWKLGATRENIILAKEYTKYFILMICFQFILSQSTVIRAIGYPFNAMVINIFVTILNGILDYIFLAKLFLGVAGASLATFISVFLGSIYVLVFFFRNDVVKLKINKMKFEILTLVSIFKIGIPRFINQFFQFSLSVVMLKQMGKYSGDLGIASIGIISLLRDLINTSFQGFSQGTPAIIAYYYGAKNFKKIQEVMKIHVRIVLSISLFCLIITLINAEYIISFFVKNDVELIKYASHGTRVHLCLLFSTALFLSYNNFFQAIKDSKKATFFYMLRVPILNIPLIFILSYFFQDNGVLVAFPVSDFITSLIAMYIGKKEIEKLISNSRD; this comes from the coding sequence ATGAAAAAAAGCACATTTAAAGAAGAAAATGTTTTGTTAAATATCTTAAAATTTAGTATACCATCAACCTTATCATCTATTATAAGTATTATTTGTACTTTAACAGACCGTTTTTTTATAGGTAATTTAGTTGGTCGTGATGGAATTAGTGCTATGTCAGTAGTTTTTCCTTATACTATGATTGTAAATAGTGTTATTTTTCTTTTTTCAGGACTTTCAATATTGATTGGAATAAAATTAGGAGAAAAAAGAAAATATGAGGCTGAAGAAATATTATCTAAAGGATTTTTATATTTAATTATTATAGGGATAGTATTATCAACAATACTATGGCTTTTCAATGAAACTTTTTTGTGGAAATTAGGGGCAACAAGAGAGAATATCATTTTAGCTAAAGAATATACAAAATATTTTATTTTAATGATTTGTTTTCAATTTATTTTATCTCAAAGTACAGTAATTCGAGCAATAGGGTATCCTTTCAATGCAATGGTTATAAATATTTTTGTTACTATTTTAAACGGGATATTGGATTATATTTTTTTAGCAAAATTATTTTTAGGTGTAGCAGGTGCTTCCTTGGCTACATTCATTTCTGTTTTTTTAGGTTCTATATATGTTTTAGTCTTTTTTTTTAGAAATGATGTAGTTAAATTAAAAATAAATAAAATGAAATTTGAAATTTTAACTTTAGTATCTATATTTAAAATAGGAATACCTAGATTCATAAATCAATTTTTTCAATTTTCTTTATCAGTAGTAATGTTAAAGCAAATGGGTAAATACTCAGGAGATTTAGGAATTGCTTCTATTGGAATAATTTCGCTTTTAAGAGATTTAATAAATACTAGTTTTCAAGGTTTTTCTCAAGGAACTCCAGCAATTATAGCTTATTATTATGGAGCAAAAAATTTTAAAAAAATACAAGAAGTAATGAAAATTCATGTTCGAATAGTTTTATCAATTTCGTTATTTTGCTTAATTATAACGTTAATTAATGCTGAGTATATTATTAGTTTTTTTGTAAAAAATGATGTAGAATTGATAAAATATGCTTCACATGGAACAAGAGTTCATTTATGTCTTTTGTTTTCAACTGCTCTTTTTTTAAGTTATAATAATTTTTTTCAAGCAATAAAAGATAGTAAAAAAGCAACTTTTTTTTATATGTTAAGAGTTCCTATTTTAAATATACCATTAATTTTTATTTTATCTTATTTTTTTCAAGATAATGGAGTATTAGTAGCATTTCCAGTATCAGATTTTATAACTTCTTTAATAGCTATGTACATAGGAAAAAAAGAGATTGAAAAATTAATTAGTAATAGTAGGGACTAA